A part of Ziziphus jujuba cultivar Dongzao chromosome 8, ASM3175591v1 genomic DNA contains:
- the LOC107406521 gene encoding probable receptor-like protein kinase At5g24010, producing METRILCFLSLLLLPSLVPFSVSFTPLDNYLINCGSPTDQKFDNRLFLGDSSKNSSVSFSKEGSISLSNQNPPPNSPSIYHTARVFRKDSSYNFNIKKNGTHMVRFHFSPFTAQDFALTSANFSVYVNGFMVLNDFNVRDNIVKEYILKIDKDKLEIIFEPAGGKSGLAFVNAIEVFSAPRDFIVDYGAKLINANGAEEYDNISSQILETIHRINVGGPKLTPFNDTLWRTWIPDEDYLVLKSAAKRASTTHVPNYQNGGASREIAPDNVYMTLQQMNRDSTLATKFNITWKFPVGSGTVRHFVRLHFCDFVSTALGSLYFNVYINGYSAYRDLDLSSITFHVPASPAYFDFVVDSDNSGFVQISVGPSELSSPARINAILNGAEIMKLVNEQTKSAQKEKTIWVLVGSVAGGIIVLCLSTLAILLALRCRKKKPKPRPAESVGWTPLRVYGGSSHSRMSEATAYTSPGPNGYLGLKVPFADILLATNNFDRSLIVGSGGFGMVFKGVLKDNTKVAVKRGMPGSRQGLPEFQTEITVLSKIRHRHLVSLVGYCEEQSEMILVYEYMEKGPLKSHLYGSKFPPLSWKQRLEICIGSARGLHYLHTGSAQGIIHRDIKSTNILLDQNYVAKVADFGLSRSGPCLNETHVSTGVKGSFGYLDPEYFRRQQLTDKSDVYSFGVVLFEVLCARPAVDPLLAREQVNLAEWALQWQRKGMLEQIIDPHLVGQIKPDSLKKYGETAEKCLAEYGVDRPTMGDVLWNLEHVLQLQEAEPHRKRQERGNDDSSSQPRTAGIIPGVPSSSIRPEAYDGNGGSEINTSQVFSQLMTNEGR from the coding sequence ATGGAGACCAGAATCCTTTGCTTTctgtctcttcttcttcttccttccctcGTTCCCTTCTCTGTTTCTTTTACTCCCTTAGACAACTATCTTATCAATTGTGGCTCACCCACTGACCAAAAGTTCGATAACCGGCTCTTTCTTGGCGATTCCTCTAAAAACAGTTCGGTTTCTTTCTCTAAGGAAGGATCCATTTCGCTCAGTAACCAAAACCCACCTCCAAATTCACCTAGTATTTACCACACAGCTAGAGTCTTCAGAAAAGACTCGAGCTACAATTTCAACATCAAGAAAAATGGGACTCACATGGTACGTTTCCATTTCTCACCGTTTACTGCTCAAGATTTTGCTTTAACATCTGCGAATTTTAGCGTTTATGTTAAtggatttatggtattgaatGATTTCAATGTTAGAGATAATATTGTTAAAGAGTACATACTGAAAATAGACAAAGATAAGCTTGAAATTATATTTGAGCCAGCGGGTGGTAAATCGGGTTTGGCTTTTGTTAACGCCATTGAAGTTTTCTCGGCTCCACGGGACTTTATTGTTGATTATGGAGCTAAGTTGATCAACGCAAATGGAGCTGAAGAGTACGATAACATTTCATCACAGATTTTAGAGACTATTCATAGGATTAATGTTGGAGGTCCAAAGTTGACCCCTTTCAATGATACTTTGTGGAGGACTTGGATTCCTGATGAGGATTATCTTGTTTTGAAATCTGCTGCAAAGCGTGCATCAACCACTCATGTGCCTAATTATCAGAATGGAGGTGCAAGCCGAGAGATTGCTCCTGATAATGTCTATATGACCCTTCAGCAGATGAATAGGGACTCTACTTTGGCCACAAAGTTCAACATTACATGGAAGTTTCCAGTGGGTTCAGGCACTGTTCGGCACTTTGTTCGGCTGCATTTTTGTGATTTTGTTAGTACTGCACTTGGTTCACTGTACTTTAATGTTTACATCAATGGTTACTCTGCCTATAGGGATCTTGATCTTTCATCCATTACATTTCATGTTCCTGCATCTccagcatattttgattttgttgtgGACTCCGACAATTCAGGATTTGTGCAAATTAGTGTTGGTCCTTCTGAGCTGAGTAGTCCTGCTAGGATTAATGCTATTTTGAACGGAGCAGAGATCATGAAGTTGGTGAATGAGCAAACAAAATCTGCGCAAAAAGAGAAAACTATTTGGGTTTTGGTGGGTTCAGTTGCTGGAGGCATTATTGTTCTATGTTTGTCAACACTTGCAATTTTACTTGCTCTGAGATGCAGGAAGAAGAAACCGAAACCAAGACCCGCAGAAAGTGTCGGTTGGACACCCTTACGTGTATATGGAGGCAGTTCACACAGTAGAATGTCTGAAGCTACAGCTTATACATCTCCAGGCCCAAATGGATATCTTGGTTTGAAAGTCCCTTTTGCTGATATACTGTTGGCAACAAACAATTTTGATAGGAGTCTGATTGTAGGTTCTGGTGGATTTGGAATGGTTTTTAAGGGGGTTCTTAAGGACAACACAAAAGTTGCTGTGAAGAGAGGTATGCCGGGATCTAGACAGGGCCTTCCTGAATTCCAGACTGAAATAACAGTTCTTTCAAAAATTCGCCATCGCCATCTTGTTTCACTTGTTGGATATTGTGAAGAACAGTCAGAGATGATTTTAGTTTATGAGTACATGGAAAAGGGACCATTGAAAAGCCATTTGTATGGCTCAAAATTTCCACCTTTGTCTTGGAAGCAGCGACTTGAAATATGCATTGGTTCAGCAAGAGGTCTTCACTACCTTCATACAGGTTCAGCACAAGGAATCATCCATCGTGATATTAAATCAACCAATATTTTGCTTGACCAAAATTATGTGGCAAAGGTGGCTGATTTTGGACTATCACGATCTGGTCCATGTCTCAATGAAACCCATGTAAGTACTGGTGTAAAAGGTAGTTTTGGATATCTTGATCCTGAGTATTTCCGTAGACAGCAACTCACGGATAAGTCAGATGTTTATTCATTTGGGGTTGTACTTTTCGAAGTTCTTTGCGCTAGACCAGCTGTTGATCCATTGCTAGCCAGAGAACAGGTGAATTTAGCTGAATGGGCACTTCAATGGCAGAGGAAAGGCATGCTTGAGCAAATTATTGATCCCCATCTTGTCGGACAGATTAAACCAGACTCCTTGAAGAAATATGGAGAGACAGCGGAGAAATGTCTGGCTGAATATGGTGTTGATAGGCCAACCATGGGTGATGTATTGTGGAATTTGGAACATGTACTTCAACTTCAGGAAGCTGAACCCCATAGAAAAAGGCAAGAACGTGGGAATGATGATTCATCATCCCAACCTCGGACAGCTGGAATTATTCCCGGGGTTCCTTCTAGCAGTATAAGACCGGAGGCATATGATGGTAATGGTGGTTCGGAAATTAATACAAGCCAAGTTTTTTCGCAGTTGATGACAAACGAAGGCAGATAG